From the Aspergillus puulaauensis MK2 DNA, chromosome 1, nearly complete sequence genome, the window ATGAGGGAGCTTGGAGCTGGTTATGTGCCCCCGGCGCCGAATAAATGAAGCGAGTTGTATTCTAGATACCCTATTAGTGTTGTTGTTTATATGGCGCATTCCGTGGATTGCATATCCTCGGCATGCTTTTACATACTAATCACATTTCATGATCTAACTATTCCGCTGACGTGATATTATTTTCCTGGAGATTGATACAATTAGGATTGTGCCATTAGAATTCCTCCACACCCCGCCCACGGGCCTGGTGTGGGGAGCCTGTCAGGAGCATTAATGGTAACCATGTATCCTGGCCAGTTCTCGTAACTGAATCCCACGCCTCAGGTCGCAGCAAGGCAGCAACAGTATCTTCATCCCTTATCCCATTTAGGGCATCCCATACAACTCGCTCCAAACTCGGAAACACCCCGCGTGATACTTGGGCAAAAAGAGGAGGGTTCCCAATGCTCAATCTCCCACATTTGGCCGCCCAGACGGGGCGAACTTGTTTGATAGCCGCGAATAATCCCCATACCCAATCCAAAACATGTTATAGAGCTGGTCGTTAAGATATAAATGTTGTAGCGCGGTGAGCTGGCAAATGCTGAACATGATGCGATAGTCTTGATatatggaagaagaactggCAGTTGCGGATTCCAGCATCCAGTGCAGCAGAGTTAACGATCTCGTCTGGATCCGGTCCTAGTGGGATGTTGCCATATTCTACATTCGGCGGTACCACTATAAGCAGAGTAACGAGATCGCCTGAGGGCTTGCCCACGTTCTTCATACCCAAGACGGGCGCAAGCTCTCTGATGACAGCCCGGGCATAAATGGTGCGCAACTCGACAAAGGCTTCGAGGCGCTAGACAACTTGATGATGCCAATGATACTCCGTCAGGTATGCTCTACTGTACCTCGCAACCAGAGTGATGATTCTGGTAAGAAGACAgtgttagggctgggataCTCCACCGGATTGTTCCAAGATCTCGATCAAGCGCGTACTTGGCGTACTTGGCAATGAAGATGCCAGACATACAGACGGGCTCGAGTTAACGTGCCTCATGACAAGGGGGGGGGTCGTTCTTCCCCGTGTGCTGACCCAGTTTATCTTCTATAGCACCTTCATCGCGATGGAGGGAGAGTGTTGGAGGTTATTCGGCTGAAAGCGAGGATCCACGCAGTCTGAGATAGACCTCGTATTGGGCCGCGTCACCCTGCAACGTGGGGAAATGACAGCAGTCCGATCGCCAGAGGCCAAAGCAGAGACTTGGAGGCTCATTGTTCTCTCGCCATCTCCGCATTGAATGTTTTGGTGATTCTTCCTGTCACTGGCCAGCAAGCCGGTGATGAGCCGTCAAAACCACCAATAACCCCAAGCCCCCGCGACAACAGGATTGATCTGCATGTTGAGGCCTGTTTTTCTTATGCGACTCATACTTTAGTTTGCTCGCATTTCCTGTCGTGGCCACCCACGTCTCGCGCCGGGAAGAGCGGCAGCGATGCCGAGTTTTGAAAGGCCTGGGCTCCTTGACCAGCGCAGCTTGATTGGAAACGTGCCttctccaagcccagaatGTCTCAGGACGAGGCTCGATAGCAGCCTGTAAATCCCCCGCTGTTGATGCCTTTAATGGGCCAAGATCTGCCACGCCTTGTGCCTGATACGCCACACAAAGTCACATCCAGCCACTGCGACAACGCTGTCAGCCTTCGCGACATGACTTGTCAATTCCTCCATCGGCAGCCTGCAGCACCTCGTATTCCGGAAATTAGCCCAGACTCGAGAAGAGGGGGTGGAGGCAATCTTGCGATCCCAGTCCTTGGGGCTCTGTCTCCAGGCTGCAGATGCCCTAACGCCGCCGTATAAAAGGACCAGCCGATTCCCATCCCGGAGCGGAATTGTCGCCATCTCTATACTTTATTCGTCTTTCCGTCTTTCTTCTCAGTCACTCGTTCGAAAGATGTACGCCTCCATCATTGCCCTCGGCTCTCTTCTGGCTGtccaggctgttgttgccgaCAACTCCCTGCAGCTTAACCACGTCCTCAGCAAGCGCCAGGGCGACGACCAGTCTTTCGttcctcccaccacccctgGTTGCCCATCTGGCTGGCCGACGTGCGGGACTAGCAATATCTGCTACAACCCTCGCCGCGGAGACACTTGCTGTCCCGATGGAACTTGTACGTACCGCATTCCTCCATCGATTTGTGATACTAACAGAAGTATAGGGGCCTGTCCTGCCGGCAATTTCTGTCTGCAGCAGGGTCTCTGCTGTCCTGATGTGCGTACTCCCTAGCCTATCCTACTGCGAAGAACAGCAATACTAACAACTGCTACAGGGCATTGACCCCCAGACCTGCGCGGAGAACGAGGGTATAACCCTCACCTCGTCGAGCACCAGTGAACCCACCAGCGCCCCAGAGCCTACTGAGAGCGAGTCGCCAACCTCCTCGCGCCCCGTTATCCCAACCGGCACCAGCGAGACTCCCTCTGGCACTCCCccagccagctcctccccTGCCCCCCCGGAGTTCACTGGCGGTGCGAACTCCCACCTCGCTggcggcgctgctgctgttctcggCGGCCTGGGAATAATTGGCAATCTTGTCCTCTAGAGTCGTCTCTACGCTGTATAAGAATGTGAACGGGATCAGGGATGATAGTGAAAATGATATGCAAGTTAGTAATTAATGGTAATGTAGGGCTTAGCTCAATGAACTTGATATGATCCCAGTGTAGTCCAGACCTTAAGTGGATCTTCCATCGTCCCCACCAAATCCTCTGCATaaaccatccatccatcccactcctcccacttctcccacttcaacttctcctGACTCCTCCTCCAATCGCCCATTCTGCTGTAATTTACCCAATGGCCACACCATCAAATCGCCGcatccaaatcctcctctccgtcgaTTTCGACGCGGTCTCCGGCTTTCTCGGAACAGGAGCATCGCCCACAAACGGCCTGTCGGACTTCAGCAGCGGCTATTTCGCAGCGCAAGTGGGCGTCCCCCGCCTGCTGCGCCTATTCCAGAAACATGCAATTTCGTCCTCAGTAACTTGGTTTGTGCCGGGGCATTCGATGGAGTCGTTCCCCCATGAGACACAGGCCATTGTCGACTCGGGCGCTGAAATCGGATGTCATGGGTACGCGCATGAGGGTGCACCGCAGCTCTCtgaggagcaggagaaggatgttATTGAGAAATGTGTTCAGCTTGCGACGGATTTAACGGGGAAGAAGCCGCTTGGTTGGAGGGCACCTCTGTACCAGCTTAGAGAGCATACGGTCAAGGTTCTCGAGGAACAAGGGTTCCTATACGGTGCGACACCTACTGCCCTCGGCAGATCTATCTTCTAATCTAGTCAGACACGTCTTTAACACACCATGATTCTGCGCCATACTTTCTCCTTTCCAGAACAACTCCCAAACCGATTGACTTCTCGCCATCCGTCCCGGCCTCATCCTGGATGCACCCGctcccacccccagcaccacGAACAGCAAGCACACTGGTCGAAATTCCATGTAACTGGTACATGGAGGACATGACGCCCATGCAATATCTCCCCGCTGTAGCAAACTCGCACGGCTTCGTCAGTCCAGACACGATCGAGCAGAACTGGAAGGCCCGGTTCGAGTATCTCTACCACGAGACCATTGATGGCGCGACGCAGGACTTTGTCTTCCCGCTCGTTCTGCATCCGGATACGAGTGGAATGGCGCATGTCATTGGCATGATTGATCGCGTTATTGAGTGGTTGAAGGGGTGGGATGGTGTGGAGTTTTCTACGTATGGTGATTGTGCGAAGCAATGGAAGGGGAGGCAGTAACTTGAGTTGAACTCTTTGTGTTTTGGTCTTTAAATACATATAGTAGCATTTATCTGTTTGATGCTATTGTAATGTTATAAACGAGCGACTGGCCCGGAGACCACGATATGCAAAGTCAACTTCAGTCTTCCTGATGCAAGCAGACTGTGTTCCAATTCCAGATTACCAGAAGTTCCAGACATTCAAGCTGGCTTCTCCGTTGCATCCTTGCCCATATGCCTATACTACGTCAGCCTTATCCAGAACGAAAGCCAGACCACTCACCTCATCTGCACCTTCCTCAGTCCCTTCAACAACCTCTCATACTCATCAACATTCAcccccttccccttcgcCTGTCGAATCTtaacctccttccccttcttcacccacCCCCTCACACTGCCCGCCGCACCCAGCCGATCCCCTTTATCACTCCCAACAGCCCTCCCATCCAAATTCGGATCCAGCATCTGGCTGAAATCCCGATTCGCAGGGGAGACGTAGAGCGGATCAACCGCGCCGTCAACACGCACCTCCTCTTCGAAGCACTGGAACTCGCCCTCGGGGTTTGTTATCGAGGGGTCGTATGCGTAGTTGTCGCCGCCGACGGCGTTGTCTGTGCCGCTGTAGGCGGTTTCGGCGCGCTCGGGGGATAGGATTTGCCGCTCGAGCGTTTCGAGCATTTCCTGCCGTTCTTgcgctgttgttggcgggcGGAGGGGTTCTTTGGTAGAGGATAGGGAGGGGAGgtgggttgttggtgttgttgataggGGACGGATGTGACTCAGTGTGCTGCTGCGTAGATGTAGAGGGGTGGATGTGAGGCCTCTTAGGCCTTGTGTACAGGATCTGATTCGGAAACTCATTTCGATAGCTTGTTTCAGTAGATTGGTAAGTCTCTATTCTGTAAGAGCTGTTTGGCAGTGGAAGTTGCAGGCCCCGTGCACTATTTATTATGGGCTGGGAATGCTGGTCCATGGATGGTGCTGGTTTTGACGTCACGGTACCGGATATATGATGTGTCTTCCTTGAGTTTCTCAggctttaatattatattatataggcCACATATAAGAGTTTATCTCGTATGTTCTGGGCTATTTGGACTCATTCATGGTGCGTACGTTGGCCAGAAGACTTTGACAGATACAGCTTCATGCAGGGGGCTGTAATTCCACATACATCCCCATCCTGTCACTCGCGTGGGCTGAGGCTGGAACAGCTGGATTCTGGGGAAAGCTGGAGCTCTGACCCATGGATCAGGCGGGGAAGCAGTCTCGCCACCATGAATCTAGCCATTTATTCCCCAAAGTCTTGTGACTGATAGGGATGGTCTCCGGCCGAGAAGGATGGCAAATGCCAGGATTTCATTACTATTCATTTGTTCTCATTAAAGAGTGTCTGCTGCAAAGCATGCCCAATAACGTCAACGCCAGCCCTAATCCAGTTCCGCATCGcctatttaatatacttgAACATCCTCATAGAATGGAAAGTCCTGTAGACGCCAAACAAAGTCGAggcgactccgactccgccGGCAGTCCAGGCGGCTCCCTGGCGGTACAGCGAGCTGTACGGGATTTGGTTCTCTGGCTGGGCTTTCTAATTGACATAAGTATCTCATAGTTCGTCTTTTGGGATGTAGACGTACTGAGCGGAGACGTCGGCTGACGACTCCTGCTTGTTGGCCTCCGCGGCCTAGTAGGATTTGATACATTGTTCTTGTGGTAGTTGTTTGTAGTGATGCTTGACTTGGGGAGAGCTTCGAGTGGCTCTTGGCCTTATATAACTGTGGTTGGCGAGTATGACGTGGAGTGTCCCCAGTTGGACGGTTGTTCCACGGTCGGGATGCTTACTCGATATTGGAAGATTCTCGTTCATTTATAGTACTACTCCGCTATCCTAATGTTTAACCGGTAAATGTAATAACTTATACACTGTAGTTGAGCTGAACTGGCTTATTGCCCGACGTGGCTAGCGCGGGGATCGCAGGGCGTcgattattttatttatttctatttaaTTCCAGCTTGTTTCTGCAACTCCCTTGAAAATGCCATCGCGCACATTCGACATCCTCCCCTACGACGTGCTCGTTATCATAGTTTCCCATGTCCCAGTCCTGGACTACTACGCCCTCAAACTAGCAGGCTGTCGGCCACTCACCGACTTTATCCGAGATGTCCTCTCGCGGATCCCCAAAACACAGTATCTAGAGGCCATCCGGAGAGACGATGCCCGCCGAAAAGGCATCCCTGAGCACCAAGGCAGAAGACCGATGGAAATTCTAATCGAGAGAGGTCGGCCATATCTGGTACTAGACCACACGCACAGATACCCAGGGCGCTCAAACGAATGCAAAGAGTACGATGCGGGTCGAAGCCAGGttattgttgctgtggagAACAGATCATTCTCGCCTGTTCTGCATTGGGCCGCTCTTTACGGCCAAGAGGAGATTGCACTGTTACTGAAGGACCGAGTGAATCTCAGGGCAGCATTCCGCAACCGCACGGCCCTGCATTATGCAGTGATGGGCAACCAACTGAAGATGGCACAGATGCTGCTTGACCATGGGGCATACATCAACGCCGCAGATGACAAGGGGAAGACACCCCTCGCTCTCGCAGTTGAATATGGTGCAGATGACGTGGCAGCTCTGCTCCAGTCGCATGGGGGCCAAAGTGACTGGCCGACGATACTCAGAACAGAGGAATGGGCGCGTCCCATTACCAACTGGAGAGATGGAGATCCAGACCCAGTGGTCTCGCTTGATGCCTTCCAAACCCACCTGACAGAACAGATGCTCAACGGCTGTTTTCAACTGAGGGCTTACCTGAAGCACTTCCATCTCCGGCGAATAGGGGACTTGGAGCAGATGCGATCACACCAAACTTGGGTCGTGCACCAGAGCTTAGGTATGGAAGACACTCGTTTGATTGAATTCATGCTCGACGAAGGCTGGGACGTTCACAAACACGACGACTGCTTCCTAAATGCATTGTACCTCGCGGCTGAAGCGAACAGGCTCCGAGCTGTGGAGATTCTGCTCGATCACGGAGCTGATCCAACAATGCTGGGCCCTCGTCCGGACTTTGTACCCCTCCATGTCGCCATATATTGTCAGAGGAGAGAAATCGTTGACTTGATGCTCTCGCGGGGGTTCTCACCCGACGTGCGGAATGGAAAGGGAGAGACACTGCTTCACAAGATGGTGCGAGAGCGCGCTTCTGGGAGCCAGTTCGACTATGCAGTGGCCCAAGGTGTTGGCCTAAACCTAAAGGACTCCATGGGAAACACACCCCTACGTCTCGCTGTACATCTAGGCCCCCGTCACAGTGGGACCGATGGCTGGGACGTCGTGGAAAACGCCGTTAAGCTAGGCGCCGACGTAAACATAGCAAATGACAAAGGGGTTACTCCATTGTTGTCCGCCATGAAACGGTTGAGAGATGGCTACATAGTCAAATTCCTCCTTGACCACGGGGCAGATGTGAACGTCGTGGACCGTGCGGGACGTGGTGCATTTCACTACGGCATATCAAACTCTTACGGCGCCTTCCGTGAGTATTTCAAGTTGTTGGTTGACCGCGGGGTGGATATCAATCTACGAGATGAAGACGGGTGTACTCCTCTCCATACTGCAACTGAGGATGCGAACTATTGGTATTCTGGGATTACTCTTCTACCCCTAGGTGCAGATGTCAACGCCCGGACCAATGCAGGAGACACCCCCTTGCATTGCCTTTTGCGTCGTCCGTCTATAAATGCCAAGCAATACTCACTTTGCGGCAAGATTCTCGAATTCGGAGCGGATGTCAACGCCAGGGATGCAGCTGGCTTTTCACCACTACTTCTCTTCCTGAAGGCTTGTGTGGTAACCGAGGATAGTGTAGATTACTCGAAGAGAACCATGGAGCTCTTACTGCGGTATGGAGCGGGCTTGGATGGTTTTGATGAGGACGGAATCTCCACGCAGGATCTGTATATACGCTGGAAGAAACAAATAGAGACGGTAGAGGGCAAAGTATCCTCTCCTGCCGCAATAGCAATGAGATAATAAAGTCAGATATACCTTAAGATAATGTCCGCTCCTATTAGCAGTGGTTATAGCCAAGACATGTCACTAGTCTACTCCGCCCCGAGCTCCAGTGAAGAGGCGGAGAACAAGAGCAGCGGGTCGTTAGGGATAAGGTTCTATTTGTAGGCTGACTGTTGTGCAATAATAGTCATAACCTGTGCGTCATCTTTTTTTAGCAATATCTACCCTTCACGATTTTTCTTAACCGAGTGTTCGAGTAGTTGGGTTGGAGTCGTTCATACCTCTACACCTAATATATTGTATACCTTAGTGTCTTATTGGCTTTAGCTGCAATGCAACATCGGCCCGCAGTTCCCAAGGTAGCAATATAAAGTAAGCAACCCTTCCCACTTCTCTTTTTAAGCTGTTTCTTTTCATCGAATACGTATTTCATCCATCGTCTTACAACTCCATTAAAGATCCAACATGTCATCACGCCCCCGTATTCGCGATCTGGGGTACAGCCCCGGCAGATTCGCCCCAGGCCCCAAGAACTCCCTCCTCGATGTCGAGGGTAAGCACACCCTGATCATCACCATTGCTATTCTCCATGATGCTATCAATCTAACAGTCTACAGGCGTCACGGTCGGCCAAGTCACCATCCACCAAAACCCCGACATCCACACTGGCCTCACACTGATATTCCCCCGCGGAGTCAAACACACCAGGGACTTGCCTTGCTATGCGGCAACCCACGACCTCAACGGGATGGGCGAACTAACTGGGTCGCATGCGATAGCTGAATGGGGATTTCTGAACACTGTACGCATCTACCCACTATCAATCCTACTTATTCAACGTTCTTGTAGGAGCTGACATGACACAGCCGATCGCTCTGACCAACACGGTCAGCGTCGGGAAGGTATATGACGGCGTGTTTCTGTGGGAACTCGAACAGGCCGAGAAGTCTGGAGAGGATGACCTGCAGgccgcgaggaggatgaataTACCTGTCGTGGGAGAGACGTACGACGGCCTTCTCAACGACATTAGTGCCTCTGTAATCGGCAAGAATGACGTCTATGATGCTGTCCAGGCATCGAAGACGCAAAGTGACATCTTGGAGGGGAATCATGGTGGAGGGACCGCGATGCGATGCCACGGGTATAAAGGTGGTACGGGGACAAGCTCGAGGATTGTTCCCGGGGTTGAAAGGGACTATACGCTCGGTGTTCTTGTACAGGCTAATCATGGCCAGAAGCAAGATCTAAGAATTGGGAACGTCCCAGTTGGTGAGATTTTAGCTAGGGAAGATGCTGCTACTGGGAAACAGGTTGAGTTGCCAGCGGCAGGCAGGGCCGCAGAGGGAAGTACGTATCCTCGGAGCTATCAAGGAAAAGTTTTATACTGATATATGTACCTCCAGGTATCATCATAGTAGTTGTGTGAGTTCCATCACTGCCGTCTACACTTCCATACCCTAACCAACACGCAGCACCGACGCCCCCTTACTCCCACACCAACTGCGACGTATCGCCCAGCACGCGGGAATGGGTGTCACACAGGTACGTACAGGCATTAGCCCACCCAGAGAATCAGAGTAAACAGTGATCACAGGTCGGCGGCCACTCCGCAGGACGGAACTTCTCCGGCGAGATATTCCTCGCTCTATCAACCGGGACATCGCCCAACGAACTGGCGTCGGATTCCAGCGGATTCGACTACCTCCCTCCAATTGAAACACAGCGCGTCGAGACGGTCAAGAATGAAGTCATCGATTCCTTATTCTACGCGACGTCTGAAGCGACAGAGGAGGCAATTCTTAATGCACTCTGCAAGGCCGAGACATTGGCCGGCTTCAAGGGGCGGACGCAGGAGGCATTGCCCGTTGATAGAGTTAAAcagctgctggacaggtATATGGTCAAGTTAGATGTATAAAGGATCGTATGCATGATTTAAACGCGTATTCAATGCCCGTGGTATTCTGGCATGGGCCGTGGGAGAGGGGATACTAGTAACTAGTAATATCCGTCGAAGGGTGCTTAATTGAACCTGTTCTAGTGTGGAGCGTACAACATGTACAGGTGTAAAAGTCAACACATATGCCCTGTTTGACTGAGTTCGCTCGGATAGGCAACAGCGATCAAGAGTCAGTCGCACCTTCTCAATTTACTGGACTCAAAAAGCGAACTTGGGGAGGCACGACGGGCgatggagaaaaggaaggaACGACCAACTCCTCTGCTCAGCCGCGCCTGCCCTCGGTCTAATGGAAGGGATTGCAACCTCTGGGAAGGAGCAATCGGGCTTGTACCTACCAATATGGATGTGGCACAGATTCATTGCATTGTTCGGGTCTCCTCTAGTGCACCagatgggaggaggaaaCACCTAGTCATCCACCATATATCTACATAGGGATCCCGCCTACGATTACCAAGGATATTAGCAGCCCATATGCTCAGCCGCTGCTCGTCATAGATGAACTGGCATATGCCGCAGCATAATGTTTCAATATTAATCGTTAATTACTTCTAATTATACCATGGAAAACCAAGCACTGCTGAACCGCATGCTTTAAAAGAAATGTCAAAGAATGGACGGGAAAACAAGTTACAGTAGCAAAGGCTCGACTAGACGTCAACAGGCTCTTGTTGGTTATCAGCAAGGAAATCAcagagcaacagcaacagccaaGACACCAACAGCCCCGACAACACTAGCAAGGACAGATGGGTTCAGCATGCCAGCCGCGCCGTCATTATCACCACTACCGTTGCCGGACGAGGAGTTGctatcctcgtcgtcgtcagatGAGCTGCTGTTGCTACTCTCGTCACTGGACGAGCTGCCGCCGCTAGTAGACGAcggagacgaggacgaggagtcGTCATCattgtcatcatcatcgttgctgctgctgccgctgctAGATGAACCAGTCGATTCCGGGAGCTCGACACCCCAAGCCTCGCCGATATAGTCCTTCAGACCATCAGGAAGCTCGGCAGCCCATGCCGGGGGGTGGCCGTCCAAAGCGGCCTTGTATGCAGACGAGACCTCGGTAGGGTCGGTGAGCTTCGAGCTCAGGGAGGGCGGGAGGTTCTGCACCTCCGAGACGATGGACTTGGGAAGCTCGATGCCGGCGAATTCAACGGTGTCGTCGTCGGAGCTCGAGCTGGAGTCGGAGCTGGAGTcagagctggagtcggaACTGGAGCCGGAGGTGGAGAATGAACCAGAGCCGCCAAAGGTCGTGGTGGGAATGTCGCCGGTGTCATGGTCCTCAATCCAGTCGTCGAGTGAAGGAACGTCGTCGGGTCCTCGTGGGAGGTTGCTGTTGTGCAGACGTTAGTATTAGATGAAGGCTTCAGTGGAAGGGACGGTTGTATGACTTACGCCGGCTGAGACGCCAGGGCCACTGAGGTCAGTGCCAGGATAGAGATGTATTTTGCGTGCATATTGAGGTATCAACAAGGGTATCAAGCAGAGTAAACAAATGAGCGTAAGAACAAAATATGAGGGAAAGTAGGACGGTTAGATGGATGATGAGCAAAAGGCTTCACAcgtcttcttcaacgcctcttcttcccatggGGAAAGCCCCTTTAAAATACCGTTGGGATCACCAGCAGCCCGAAAGACCCCGTGCCAAAAACAAACTTCGATCAGGGCTCGATCAGTCGAACCAGAGGTTCATCAAATTGCGAATGCACATCGCTCGTATTCAGCCTCACCACTCAGGGCGACTTTGAGGGGGACGAGCCCTACCTCCTCGTATTCAGAGTGGATTCGTCCTATAGGGTTGCCTTACATTGACCACCCAGAGGAGAGGCGAAGGAACAGGGCCCTGTGAGGATGGAGGGTTCTTGAAGAGGTTACTTCGACTTGCTGCAAGGTTCGGACAGCGCATTGCAGGACCCTCAGAATTGAAACGGTTGTCTACCTTGGTCATACACCTCGCATGTTCGCAGTCACAGAGCCATTGTCCGTGTGTCTTCGTTCTATTTTGGCAATACGAAAGTGTGGGCCTGCTTGGGCTGTTCTGACTCGTACATTACTACATTGTCGGGAGCTGGCCCGAGATTGCTGGACCCTGAGTGGATGACAGTGTGCAGAAAATCCTTCAAGTCTTTGCCAAGCTATTGAATCTCGTGTTACATCTTGGCAACTCGATGTTTCCAACATGCAAGGTGCCCCTGAAGAAGTCTAGGGTCTAGGGTCCAGTCCTAAAGTGGTTATCGACTGCGAGCATGAGTGCCAAGGACTTGACACGGGTGAGGAAGCATAGCGCGCCAATCGTTTATTGGCACGGTGGAAGCTGAAAGGATATCCTCGCTGGGCTTTCGAAAAGGGTAACAAGATCGACCACCCCTCAGCCCTAAGGATGCCTCTCTTTGGGGAGATATTGCACGCTGCCCTCTCTTTTCTAAGGTGGCCTGGTGTCCTTACACCGTATCTCAGAGTTTCCCTTGAACATGAAAGGTTTTTTCATGCCCACCCATATAAACCCAATGTGGCTGAAGGCGGCGCCTCTGTTTCAGGAGAAAGGCCAGTTATGCAGGATACCGATGCAGGCATATTGCGGATAAACAGGTCTATTTCTATCAAGGTAAATTCATCTAGGATTCAAGGTCAACCTGAAACTTCTCacggatcttcttcccatATCGCGTCAGCAAGATGGCAATCGGCACGAACGCCAATGCTATAAATCCGAGCAAAGAGTTACCCCAACCCAGACCGAGGGTATCAAACATCTTGGGTCCAGCAAGCGGTAGCAATGCCCCAACTAGCGATCTggatgctgtcaaagccgCGTTCGCAGAGGCGGCATACGCGGGATAGCAGTCGATGGTATAGATCTGGATAGGCATATACACGCCCATCATGCCGATTCCAAACGGAGCCATTCCGATAATAGGTACAATCCAATGCACCTTGTTCTCGGCTGTCCATCCATACCAGAAGAAGCTAATCGGGAGCAGGCACGCCCAGAACACAAGCGCAGGCAGACGCATCTCGGGCTCGAGTTTGCCGCCGTTGCGCGCCGCCAGCTTCATCAGGACTTTATCGCTCGTCAGAGCGGTGGTCATCAGGCCTGAGAAGAATCCTACTCCGATACCGATATATGCAAGGCCCGTGATGCCGGGCGAAAAGCCGTATTGATTCTCGAAGACGGTGGGGATTGTCGTGAAGAACAGGTAGAGAAGGCCATATATGAGAGCCATATAGCTTGCGAGGAACAGGACTATCGGGGACCTGAACAAGAGCACCATGGGGCGCTTCATGCCGAGCTTGAGGGCACTGGCCACCGACACGCCGCGGCCCTCCAGGTCATAAGCACTGCGCATGTCGTTTCGACCCAGATCTTTCGCGAGCTTCGCCGTCTTCCAGCGCATAAGGACCGGCGCATATGTCTCCTTGTTGAATATCTCAATGCTTAACGACAGGGCGCCGCCGGCGATTAACAGAATCC encodes:
- a CDS encoding P1 family peptidase (COG:E,Q;~EggNog:ENOG410PME3;~InterPro:IPR016117,IPR005321;~MEROPS:MER0004893;~PFAM:PF03576), which produces MSSRPRIRDLGYSPGRFAPGPKNSLLDVEGVTVGQVTIHQNPDIHTGLTLIFPRGVKHTRDLPCYAATHDLNGMGELTGSHAIAEWGFLNTPIALTNTVSVGKVYDGVFLWELEQAEKSGEDDLQAARRMNIPVVGETYDGLLNDISASVIGKNDVYDAVQASKTQSDILEGNHGGGTAMRCHGYKGGTGTSSRIVPGVERDYTLGVLVQANHGQKQDLRIGNVPVGEILAREDAATGKQVELPAAGRAAEGSIIIVVVTDAPLLPHQLRRIAQHAGMGVTQVGGHSAGRNFSGEIFLALSTGTSPNELASDSSGFDYLPPIETQRVETVKNEVIDSLFYATSEATEEAILNALCKAETLAGFKGRTQEALPVDRVKQLLDRYMVKLDV
- a CDS encoding polysaccharide deacetylase family protein (CAZy:CE4;~COG:G;~EggNog:ENOG410PUNE;~InterPro:IPR011330,IPR002509,IPR037950;~PFAM:PF10096,PF01522;~go_function: GO:0003824 - catalytic activity [Evidence IEA];~go_function: GO:0016810 - hydrolase activity, acting on carbon-nitrogen (but not peptide) bonds [Evidence IEA];~go_process: GO:0005975 - carbohydrate metabolic process [Evidence IEA]), producing MATPSNRRIQILLSVDFDAVSGFLGTGASPTNGLSDFSSGYFAAQVGVPRLLRLFQKHAISSSVTWFVPGHSMESFPHETQAIVDSGAEIGCHGYAHEGAPQLSEEQEKDVIEKCVQLATDLTGKKPLGWRAPLYQLREHTVKVLEEQGFLYDTSLTHHDSAPYFLLSRTTPKPIDFSPSVPASSWMHPLPPPAPRTASTLVEIPCNWYMEDMTPMQYLPAVANSHGFVSPDTIEQNWKARFEYLYHETIDGATQDFVFPLVLHPDTSGMAHVIGMIDRVIEWLKGWDGVEFSTYGDCAKQWKGRQ
- a CDS encoding uncharacterized protein (COG:S;~EggNog:ENOG410Q0TS;~SECRETED:SignalP(1-19)), whose protein sequence is MYASIIALGSLLAVQAVVADNSLQLNHVLSKRQGDDQSFVPPTTPGCPSGWPTCGTSNICYNPRRGDTCCPDGTWACPAGNFCLQQGLCCPDGIDPQTCAENEGITLTSSSTSEPTSAPEPTESESPTSSRPVIPTGTSETPSGTPPASSSPAPPEFTGGANSHLAGGAAAVLGGLGIIGNLVL
- a CDS encoding ankyrin repeat domain-containing protein (COG:M;~EggNog:ENOG410Q4PM;~InterPro:IPR002110,IPR036770,IPR020683;~PFAM:PF12796,PF00023,PF13637,PF13606;~go_function: GO:0005515 - protein binding [Evidence IEA]); the encoded protein is MPSRTFDILPYDVLVIIVSHVPVLDYYALKLAGCRPLTDFIRDVLSRIPKTQYLEAIRRDDARRKGIPEHQGRRPMEILIERGRPYLVLDHTHRYPGRSNECKEYDAGRSQVIVAVENRSFSPVLHWAALYGQEEIALLLKDRVNLRAAFRNRTALHYAVMGNQLKMAQMLLDHGAYINAADDKGKTPLALAVEYGADDVAALLQSHGGQSDWPTILRTEEWARPITNWRDGDPDPVVSLDAFQTHLTEQMLNGCFQLRAYLKHFHLRRIGDLEQMRSHQTWVVHQSLGMEDTRLIEFMLDEGWDVHKHDDCFLNALYLAAEANRLRAVEILLDHGADPTMLGPRPDFVPLHVAIYCQRREIVDLMLSRGFSPDVRNGKGETLLHKMVRERASGSQFDYAVAQGVGLNLKDSMGNTPLRLAVHLGPRHSGTDGWDVVENAVKLGADVNIANDKGVTPLLSAMKRLRDGYIVKFLLDHGADVNVVDRAGRGAFHYGISNSYGAFREYFKLLVDRGVDINLRDEDGCTPLHTATEDANYWYSGITLLPLGADVNARTNAGDTPLHCLLRRPSINAKQYSLCGKILEFGADVNARDAAGFSPLLLFLKACVVTEDSVDYSKRTMELLLRYGAGLDGFDEDGISTQDLYIRWKKQIETVEGKVSSPAAIAMR
- a CDS encoding uncharacterized protein (COG:S;~EggNog:ENOG410PT5N); the encoded protein is MSFRIRSCTQGLRGLTSTPLHLRSSTLSHIRPLSTTPTTHLPSLSSTKEPLRPPTTAQERQEMLETLERQILSPERAETAYSGTDNAVGGDNYAYDPSITNPEGEFQCFEEEVRVDGAVDPLYVSPANRDFSQMLDPNLDGRAVGSDKGDRLGAAGSVRGWVKKGKEVKIRQAKGKGVNVDEYERLLKGLRKVQMRHMGKDATEKPA